A single genomic interval of Cervus elaphus chromosome 26, mCerEla1.1, whole genome shotgun sequence harbors:
- the LOC122684334 gene encoding non-histone chromosomal protein HMG-17-like has protein sequence MPKRKTEVDATGDKTKVEDKPQRRSTRLSAKPVPPKPDPKPKKAFAKKKEKAPKGEKSDASKDGNNPTKNRAAKTDKTQKAEGAGDTK, from the coding sequence ATGCCCAAAAGAAAGACTGAAGTGGATGCTACAGGAGATAAAACCAAGGTGGAGGACAAACCACAGAGAAGATCTACAAGGTTATCTGCTAAACCTGTTCCTCCAAAGCCAGATCCCAAGCCTAAAAAGGCATttgcaaagaagaaagagaaggcacCCAAAGGGGAAAAGAGTGATGCTAGCAAGGATGGGAATAACCCTACAAAAAATCGAGCTGCCAAAACAGACAAGACGCAGAAAGCTGAAGGTGCTGGAGATACCAAGTGA
- the LOC122684102 gene encoding uncharacterized protein LOC122684102, translating into MGLSPRKSERERGVHASGCHRGHQGAAVGGTAAAGGGGRVAGVCSWRRRAACRGRFGPKRQARGSTGSARARASVRGASWVCALGACRRQEPPADLPPYLPADSPVGCGFLRAQRSWEDVPGSLGALGPLSAAPGSGKGLRPRCSPAVVLPGRIRALPTPTVTPALEACTPKGARNKACECDPGPQSPSATTTMEGKGAKGMLGYCLKKQ; encoded by the exons ATGGGGCTGAGCCCCAGGAAGAGCGAGAGAGAGcgcgga GTGCATGCGTCTGGGTGTCACCGCGGTCACCAAGGAGCTGCAGTGGGCGGAACGGCagcggcggggggtggggggcgcgtcGCGGGGGTctgctcctggaggaggagagctGCGTGCCGAGGACGGTTTGGACCCAAGCGGCAGGCCCGTGGCAGTACCGGTAGCGCTAGAGCCAGAGCGTCCGTTAGAGGCGCCAGTTGGGTCTGCGCGCTGGGGGCCTGCAGACGCCAGGAACCTCCAGCCGACCTGCCTCCCTATCTGCCCGCCGACTCGCCGGTCGGGTGCGGGTTCCTGCGCGCCCAAAGGTCCTGGGAAGACGTGCCCGGGAGTCTGGGTGCCCTCGGGCCCTTGTCTGCGGCTCCCGGCTCTGGGAAGGGGCTACGGCCGCGGTGTTCTCCGGCTGTTGTTCTCCCGGGAAGAATCcgcgccctccccaccccaaccgtCACTCCAG CTCTGGAGGCCTGTACTCCGAAAGGTGCTAGAAACAAAGCCTGTGAGTGTGATCCGGGACCCCAGAGCCCCTCAGCCACTACCACCATGGAAGGAAAAGGTGCCAAAGGGATGCTG ggataTTGCCTCAAGAAGCAGTGA